The nucleotide window taactaAGGGTGCCATTTGCACCTGAAATGCCCCACTTTCTTCCACTATACTTTGTATTACACAGTATACCAAAATGTGTCATgtgcacctgaaacgcgtcacttagtTCCACTATCCTAAAACACCTCATCAGGTGGGATGACGCACTAAACGCAACATGAACCTAGCCtattgggttatccaggattagaaaagcatgtctgtttttttttttttttttcgaaaaacagcgccactcttgctctgtggttgtgtgcggtattgcatcTCTGCTCCATCAACTTCACTGgaactgcaataccgcacacaaactgaggacaagagtcAGCTATGCGTATAgggaagtgttttccaaccagggtgcctccagctgtttcaaaactacaactcccagcatgcccggacagccgaaggctgtccgggcatgctgagagttgtagttttgcaacacgattggaaaacactgccttataccCATAGCTGATTCTTGTCGTCAGGTTGAATGGAGCCgagatgcaataccacacacaacctgagggcaagCGTGGCGCCATTTCCCAACTTTACTCTTTACTTTAAATTTCCTAAAAGTCTCGTTCTTCCGCTttcttgacacttttttttttctcccctagaAAAACAATTCTTCCTAAACCTGTCATAAATCTCATAAATcagtctttttatttattttttatgttttttttttttttcctttccagcACTCACTAAAGTGCATTCCAGAGCAGACTGAAGTCCATCAGACAGTGCAGCAGTGTTCAGCTCCTTGCAGAGTAGAGGGAGTGTGCAAAAAGTTCATGAGGAAGGCGGCGGCTGTGAAGAAAAGCACAACTTTTTCCTCCGGGCACGCCCCTAGTGGGCGGGGCCGGCTGCGCTGAGTGCGGATCGCTCGCGCTGCGCCGCTCACTCTACAGCGCTCGGGCTGCGGTGCTGGAGGTCGCTGTTGTACGAGGCAGCGGATACCGAACGCCCTGGACCCAGGAGATCGCTCGTCCTAAAGTGATGGGGAGAAGAAGTTTGGGAGCTCCTGGCTAAACCGAATCAAGTCCACCCTCCTGCGCTGGGCAATGTCCTCAAACCCTGCTCCTGCCCTTGTCCTCCCCCCCTGGATTATTGCCTCCTaaactcttttatttttgtactttttttggatttcttggcTGGGACTTTAGCCACCATGCTAAGGAGGGTCCTGCTCAGCGTCTTCATGGTGATAGTCACGGGCAGGGGGACCTCATTGCAATACTCCAGTGACATGTGCAATTGGAAAGGAAGGTAAGGAAGCAATTTGGCACCtccatttattaacccccccccccacccccctaccCCCTGCAGAGAGGGTCTCAGCTGTAGACAGACCCTTGGTGGTGTGAAGCCTggggaggtggcactttttttaggTTCCTTTTCATCTTCTCATCAAAAGGAactagagggaaaaaaaacacccaaaaaaaaataatttttttggaattttGATTTTTAAGAAGttaggattggggggggggggtgtaaagtcagaaaaaagttatcaaaaaaaaataaataaaaaaaagtataaaatagatTCCGACAAGAAGTCAATCCCCGACTAACCAGTCTATAAAGTAGCTGCTGTTTCCTTCAAGTCTCCTGAAGGGTTTTATGACCTCCAGCTGatggacaagggggggggggggggcgatggggggggggtcccgtgtGCCTCTTCTTCTCAGCTCAAGGttcgaggcaaaaaaaaaaacactgattatCAGATGTTCGTAAAGGAGAagaatgctgattttttttttaattttttttaatttattttaatttttttgagaattttttatTTCGAGTTGAGTTGACAGATCTTGTGTTTCCTCGATCCGGCGGTGGGTGGCATATTCCGAGAAATTAGTCAGAAGTGGGTGACAGAAATGAGTGAGTGGCACGTACTGGCATTAAACTTCTCTTGTGGTTTCATgtgtctttaataaaaaaaaaaaataataaaaaaaaatgtaagtgctaCATTTTAACAGTTCGATTTTgaaattctatttaaaatttttgtatttttatttttgaaatttgGTTTTAATTTGAGCACCGAGGAGAAACCTATCATTAAAGGTCAGGAGCTGATTGTGGGTCACCGAGCGAGCGCTGGTGTGTATACAGGAGATTGCCTGGGGGGGTGGGGGCGACTTGAGTGTGCAAACTCTTGTGTAGCCCAAaatattttgtagtttttttttttgtttttttgtttttggggggggggggaggggtatagTTTTAATTGTTAAGATGGTGtttttcaaactgtggacctccagatgtcacaAATCTACCATTACCGTGCTAAGACGAGGTTACTACTACAAAGTTTTTAGTGTTTCCCTaactattgtgcctccagctgttacaaaactacaactcccagcatgcccggacagccgaaggctgtccgggcatgctgggagttgtagttttgcaacagctgcaggtccacagtttgaagaccaaaaAGTTAAGACTTAACTGACTGTTTTAATATATAAGAAAACTGTttttgaaaacaaaaacaaatattgataattttttttttttttttttaaatattaaaattttatttaaaattaaaacGACGAATACGGTCTCAACTGTTACATTCTTCTAAACCGTAGAcaaccgctccatctctgcaaataTTAGCATTCCTCCACCTGGAAGGTGCGACCGTCTGCTTTGCGCCGAAACGTCTGCCTGCCGGTGACATCATAGTCTCTTTAGGATTCCCTATGGGTAAATTGGAATAACATGAAaagacaccaaaaaaaaaaagttccatagGTATTAACCCTTTATGACGAGGTTACCAAACAAGCCAGAAGCATATTGCGTCGTCTACGTATCTGCATGTATAGGAGATTGATATCGCCAAAAAAAATCCAGAAGGTGTTAACCCTTTTAGGATTAGGTTCCCAAAGAAGCTAAAAGCatattgcgtttttttttacgtATCTGCACGTTCTTAGGGTATGGGAGGTGTTTAACTGTGAACGATACCTGTTACATTGTATCTTATGGTGTTTTTTGAGACAACGTTGTGTACTGACTGTCCTCTTTCCTTCTCCCTAGCGGACTGACCCACGAGAGCCACAAGAAGGATGTGGAACAAGTCTACCTGCGTTGCTCGGAAGGTTCGGTGGAATGGCTTTACCCCACGGGGGCGCTCATCGTCAACCTGCGCCCCAACACCGTCGCCTCGAACTCCCAGCACTTCACTGTTTGTATCAAACCTTTCGTAGGCTCCAAAGGAGCTAATATTTATTTGGAAAAAACTGGAGAACTGAAGCTTTTAGTACGGGACGGGGACCACCAACCCCACAAGGTCCACTGCTTTAGCCTGGACCAAGGAGGGTTGTTCATCGAAGCCACGCCCCAGTTGGACATTAGCCGCAAAATCGCCGGCTTCCAGTACGAACTCATAAGCCAGAGGACGCTCTCGGATTTGCACGCCATTTCTGGTAAGGTTGGAAGAAACCAACAAGATACAAATCTCCGTTCCCTCCTGTCCGTCCTCAATGCCACCAGAGATTTCTACCTTCTGTTGTAATACTCTGGCCTGCTGCTAGGTGGCGCTGTGGGAACCTGGAAAAATACTTGGTTTCATGTAAACTTtccttattttattttcatttattttatttagtatgGGGTTTTATAGTTGTATCTCACCAACATGGTCTTTACTGTACCCCCAGACCGGTGAAGGGTCTCAGTATTGTAAGATTCAGCCATACTATGGCTATATGGGTGTGTTTGTGTAGTTTACCTCCATAACTTAGTACTGATTCGATTCTTACTCATTTTGATGATGTCATCAGCTGACCCATCAATGCTGGATTTTGATTGGCTACACGATGGTGACTGGGTGCATCTGCTTTTTCTGGGTGGTGTTGTATAGTTTTTCTCTATTGCATAGTACTACGTCAGCCGAGCACCATTTTATTCTACTCTTAATCATTTTGATGATGTCATTAGCTTAGTTTATATTCCAGCCTCCGATTGGCTACAGGAGAGATCCATGTATCTTTCGGCTTCTTCAGGGGGTTCTTGTATAGTTTGCTTCTATAGTTTAGTACAGTGTTGTTTTAAAACAGTGtttattcagctgttgcaaaactacaactcccagcacgcccggacagccaaaggctgtccgggcatgctgggagttgtagttttgcaacagctggagacacattgtttggaaaacaatggttTAGTACAGCACTTTGACAGAGTATTAGCACTCATTCATAGATCTGATGATGTCATAAACCTACTTTTTACATGTTAACGTAAAATTGGCTACAGGGGGTTTCATTTGTCTTTTGGCTTCTTCTGGGGGTCCTTGCACTAAGTCATTAATGTGAACTATACAGCACTAAGAGTATATACACCTCCACTCTTTATtagatgtgatgtcatcatacctTCTGATTGGCTACAGGAGAGCTCCTACAAgatctgatgatgtcatcagccTAATTTTTACATGTTAATGTTTGATCGGCTAAAAATGGGTTCATTTGTCTTTCGGCTTCTTCTGGGGGTTCTTGTTCTAAATTATGGATGCATACTATACAACACTAAGAGTATATCTTCTTTAGAAGAAAATCACTGCTCTTATTAGATGTGATGATGTCATAAGTTTAGTTCATATGCTAACATAATAGACTACCAGAGAGCTACATTTATCTTTTGGCTTCTTCAGGGGGTTCTTAGATAGTCTGCATCCATAGTTTAGTACAACCCTAAAAGAGTATATGCACTTCTCTAATAGTGTACCATCGCTCTGATTTagatgtgatgatgtcatcagcttGGTTCATATGCTAAGTTCTGATTGGCTACAGGAGAGCTCCATTTATCTTTCGGCTTTTTCAGGGGGTTCTTCTATGTACCTCTTCTATGTCTGTTTCCACTCTTACTAattctgatgatgtcatcagacctAGTTATAAGTGCTACAAAACTGGTGACCGGCTCCATTAACTCCTCGATGATCCCTACTTAATAGCCTGTTACGCTGTTTTACAACACGGCCCACACCCAGTTTTCAAATAccataatagtagtaatttaggCTTTTGTGGAGTGTGAGTGTAGTCCGGGGCAGGTTGATTATTATGGCTGATGAGTGAGTCTGACTCAGCCCAGTGCGAGTAATTTACAGGATCTAAACACGGCCATTGAGGTGTGTGTCTCTGCTTGTGCGACACACCCAAGGTGGATGACACCGAGTGACATTTCAGTAAAGTGTCCTGGAATTAGGACCCGGCTGTCATGTTTTGGTTGGTCCCGGTTTCTCTACTGTCTCGGTGTTCTATTtggatttttctttttgttatttttaggTTGCACCCTAAAATTCCTATACATTTATGCATTCTTGCCTACTGGAGTTATAGTTGTAGCAACAGCACTCCTAGTGGCCGGATGTGGAAATGGTAGTAAatttagaaaaaatatttttaactgAATTTTGGGGCAAATGTTACTCAGTAACTGTGCTAGACGCCGATTATTAATCTAAGGAAAATATAACTGACCTTTCCAGGTGAAAGACATTCGGCCCGTGTCCCTCGGGGCCATTTCTTTGTAACGTATTAACTAgatggtggaaaatttgccgttCCTTATTTAGACCTGGGAAAATGGCTCAATTGCTTTTAGATTTTATGGTCCAGTAGAGTCAacaaaagtttgttttctctcccctcccccaccccatcTTTGCCTTAAGTGACAAAGTTTGCTTAGCAACTCCATGACACTTTCTAAGTTTGGGGGGTTTTGGGCACATGGTGAAGAGCTGTGTggtctgcaaaaaaataaataaaaaaaaagataaaattaagATAAATTAAATacattgaatttaaaaaaaaattcaaaaagttataaatagtaaaaaatatatatataaaaaaataaaaaaattttttattgcaAAAGCAGTCCGTACTGTACCCTGTCTAATAAAAACTAGAAATGATTTAACATAATGCTCTAATTATTGCGTAATGAATTGGGTTACCTAttggtaaacatttttattttattcaaattttttttttttctgaaccaatgttttccaacctggttgcctccagctgttgcaacactacaactcccagcatgctcagactgttCCTGCTTCTGTCCACGCTGTGAGGATAGggtgaagaaaaaaagtttctTTATCTGTAAGAGGGAGAATAGTCTATGCCAGAGAGAAGGCTGAACAAGGACCTCTCTGCAACTCACTTATCTCtatcccaaaactacaactcctagcatgcccaaactgttCCTGCTTCTGACCACGCTGTGAAGATATCCTCTCCTCTAATCTCTGAGAGGGAGAAGATTGTCTATGCCAGGGAGGAGAAGGCTGTAcaaggacctctctgcaaaacaCTTCTaactctgttgcaaaactacaattctcagcatgcccagacatgctggtagttgtagttttgcaacagctggaggcacccaggttggggaaacactgatctaaacttTGCAGTGAGTCAGGGCGTACCCTTGTCTTATAGGTGAAGTGCCCATGACTACAAGTGCCATCATGCCTATCCAGCCCCACAATGATTGCCcctccctttctttttttttttttgtgagagtTTAGGAAGTTAACCCTTATCTTGATTGCAATCTGGTAATTGCAGCCTCAGGCGAGGAGGGAGATTATTTCGAGTGGTTGTTTTTGCAATTTCTGTAAGATCTGGCAGGAGCCGGTCGTCGTTATCGCGGCATCCCCGATAAGAATCTTCTGCCGTTTCCTTCCACTTAAGTTCTGACGGTGGCGAAAGCAAAGTGACTTTTACTCGGTGGGAGGGGGAATAGAATGTACATTTCTATATACTTTtgttgtatatataggggggggggtgattaccCACATGAATGGGGTCTTCAGTGAATAGGTGCTAATCCCTCATTGTGAAGCTGTAGTGGTTACTCATTATTATACAATTGTAGGTCCCTGTGGTTCCTCCGGGGGCATTGTCTGGACAAGGAGAGGATTTACCTTCTTTTGAGATGCAATTGTAGAGTTAACTGGACCAAAGACAAGAAGTCAAGAGGACCCCCGCCCCATCACCCCCAGCATAGTTTTAGTATACTGTGTCCATACAGAAGTTCTCAagagttttttttctgttgtgGCAGAATTGTAGAACAGTCTCTGGCATGCGGGTCCTGGCGCAACTGCTACCACTGCGGCTTCTCAGAGTCCATATTATTGGAAATGTCTTGACAGCCTTCAGTCTATTTTGGttcaaaaacaaaaaatcccagcatgccctgacagccttcagtCTTTCATGGCTCCATActggtttgcaaaactacaactcccaacatgtgcgtgctgggagctgttgttttgcaatcagtatgggaaacactgcttttaaAGGAATTTTCCATaaaatttaatacatttatcCTAATAGAAATAATAGTGGCGTTGCTCCATTTTCGGCAGGGCTTGGCCATGTCTGTGGAGGCGATCAGACTAATATGAGCAGAattatttatccccccccccccatccaggtTTACTCCACATGGCAGGATGAGCTGATTGTTGATGTCTTTGGTAAAAGATGTTGGAATGTGTGATGATCGTTTTGTATCTATCGTGAAGAACAGGCCAATTTCTTGGTAGACTGCCCATGAATTGCTCCCGCCTTCCTTCCTCCTTTTTTAGGATTTCAATGGCCATAAGCCGTCAGGTGCTCAGGGGGGTTAAGCCACAAgacctaatcccccccccccccccccccggggggtCATGAACCAATCATCTCCCATCACATCAGTGCAATGTacggtatgtacacagtgacctcaccagcagaatagtgagtgcagctctggagtataatacaggatataactcaggaacagtacaggataagtaatgtaatgtatgtacacagtgacccccaccagcagaatagtgagtacaacacaggatataactcaggatcagtacaggataagtaatgtaaggtatgtacacagtgacgccaccagcagaatagtgagtgcagctctaaagTATAACTTGGGATCAGTTGTCAGTGATACCATCGCCCCGTCCACTATACCACCACGTGTGGTCACCATCCTCACTGCCGTATTCTTCATAAGATCAGAGGCCGCGTCTCCCGTAGCAGCTGGGACTTGTGAGAATCGCTGTAATTACATCTGCTGGGCCGAGCGGTGGTTTCAGGGGCCTACACGGGGCCATGAGGAGGGGATGCCTCAGGTTACCTAAGGATACAGTCAGGAGCTTTTTTATAAAGAATTTTCCCAGTAGGTTTTGGCAGCTGACCGGCACAATGCGGCTATTATCCGGCCGGTGGCTGAGTTACAGTCTCCGGAGCTGTAGGGAGACGCAGTAAAGCTCTGCTCCTTTCAGTGCCATGAATGGATTCTTGTTAGGATAACCCAGAGTGGAGATTTCGGCCACTTCCAGGGGGAAATTTGCATGCGTCCGCCCTGACAC belongs to Hyla sarda isolate aHylSar1 chromosome 13, aHylSar1.hap1, whole genome shotgun sequence and includes:
- the METRNL gene encoding meteorin-like protein, which translates into the protein MLRRVLLSVFMVIVTGRGTSLQYSSDMCNWKGSGLTHESHKKDVEQVYLRCSEGSVEWLYPTGALIVNLRPNTVASNSQHFTVCIKPFVGSKGANIYLEKTGELKLLVRDGDHQPHKVHCFSLDQGGLFIEATPQLDISRKIAGFQYELISQRTLSDLHAISDPCRPCSDTEVLLAVCISDFVVKGSISEVGSNAEQQESIINISVDKIYRQKTKIFQPSREGGGWAGHVQTLLECGVKAGSGDFLFTGRMHFGEPRLGCAPRYRDFQRIYQEAKNKGLNPCDIITD